The nucleotide sequence GCTGAGGCTGAGTTTGTCTTCCCTGATTGAATTGTAAACAATTATGAGTATTCTAAAATAAGATATTAGTAAGTAATGTTTAGGAATTAATAGTGAAACATATTATCAAGCATACTTACAGTTGCATCATTCACATTCATCCCAACATCTGGTATAGTAGCATTTGTTGGTGCCTCAGGCTGGATAACCTCATACGTAAGCAAATTTATTAGGGACTATTATTAAACCCTTCACGATGTATTTTATAAGTCAAATAGGTCCTTTAGAAATGCTACTATAAGTCAAACAGGCCCCTAATTACTAAATTTATATGTCAAGTTGGTCTCTATAACACAACAATTAATTCATGTCAAAAACCTAAATCCTAAGCATGTTATCACACATATCAAGCTGCATAATGTAACACATTTAGCAGAAGAAGGTAAGTGTCATTCATGTATACCTGAGTTACGGGTGCCGATTGAGAAACATGAACCTCTTCTTGTGTTGTAGTTGACTTTTCCCTGGATTTTCCCTTGACCTTTCCTTTAGGATTAGTTCCAGCCTTAGGAGCTCCTTTGCAGGTCTTAGCATTGTGGCCAGTATCTCCACATTTTCCGCATGTGACTCGGAAGGTCTTTTTTGCCTTAGTACCCTCTGGTCTGTCTTCTACTGGATCTGGTCTCCTTCTCTTTACTGGACGCTCTATTGGCCTCTTAATCTTGGGAGGGATTGAGCTTATTTCTCCAGACTTCTCC is from Arachis ipaensis cultivar K30076 chromosome B01, Araip1.1, whole genome shotgun sequence and encodes:
- the LOC110263606 gene encoding uncharacterized protein LOC110263606, producing the protein MHMKKLGVHLGNSTCTCNMWQLTGIPCVHAMAAIAKRGDRADTYMHKWLKMDAFRATYGHSISAINSEEYWEKSGEISSIPPKIKRPIERPVKRRRPDPVEDRPEGTKAKKTFRVTCGKCGDTGHNAKTCKGAPKAGTNPKGKVKGKSREKSTTTQEEVHVSQSAPVTQVYMNDTYLLLLNVLHYAA